Proteins encoded within one genomic window of Anopheles gambiae chromosome 3, idAnoGambNW_F1_1, whole genome shotgun sequence:
- the LOC1270766 gene encoding NACHT and WD repeat domain-containing protein 2, whose protein sequence is MDDRTIDTIFAGSMENLPPVSSKIVRIFTSSTFTDTTMERNNLMAKCYPRIKDYCREKHGLEFQVVDMRWGVRDEATDDHMTTELCMREIQNCQRLSMGPNFVVFLGQKYGYRPIPTYILSSELQLIRDDLASMGVDVTLLDLWYKKDSNAVPPISILQPISSILINFNNKRVPKLQAEDQAVWWDTLTKMQKLFRKGAASLFAQGKLDKDQTHNYFMSVTEREVINGVLNVKNTKNHCLAYIRYINNINLQNLKKASLYVDILNRSLDTEACKLLADLRDVRVPNRIEASNIQKYTIEWIGREGLDVDTHEEYLNHFITHFYKNIVKLVDRAMRKEDSSAQGQIVTEILQHLHACNNSVKVFYGREEQLERIERYMLGTSDKPIVLYGEGGCGKTSLLAKSAALTTNDWFAKVRPICIIRFLGTTPDSSALTPTLISICQQISYNFMLPFDQIPDDLVPLTAHFKQLLTYANPQQPLILFLDSVDQLTGAQDANKVSWLPTRLPSYCKIIVSCAAEESNPVVSQEYHILRRMIDVEENFIEVTALGEELAMNVIKMWMRTACRDLTNYQWRLVANAIGKCSLPIFVKLVFAEICRWRSYTRPQDTHLASTVMDSIMMLFERIEKQHGRILVFHALAYITAAKSGLSESELEDLISLDDRVLDDVYQYHLPPVRRIPPLLWTRIRNDLPNYLSEREADGVNVMNWYHRQFRDTAKERYFKNMNMAIYFHSMIADYYLGIWGGKPKPFKYTEIQRHRFGLTDKEGIADRKVPMQPLVFTNKEGKVTRYNLRKFGELPFHLVRSRRFTDLYENVLFNYDWLHAKLSSCPLQAVLADFEDASVNIDDKEAKRELMLVADALRLGGAILGIYPNMLAAQLIGRLLPEIGGNPNIKMLLEACDKSGPKDSALIPLNHCLHTPGGPLKYSLEGHQFAVFGFCLTSDYRYMVSISTRFITWDLSTSDLTRDVNPGMEGIMQQLVLSPDNKWAAAYTNNSQSVLLNMLSSEFSIIENPFEATEPVTGLFLLNKNLFLHTHLKYAEYDMRGNLLRQAELKDVGEGWELLYMEFTSFENFYALLWSGAINDTRLMLLTERETIGGRIPPVTLHSAITMKKDRGTMYSCAQEGLFQVSEFVFECTEEDTEAGTGATGYWRHVRDLPRYENDEKEMLLQLKLDQNDRFLLASTANGFVVWDFNEEGDPISTDAIYLALPHGVRNISTKMTQSNSVMISSKVDYAVAGVRKNLYVWSVTSRALLKVLDAHFGRIIQLEALTIGAWNSVITSSIDRSVKIWNINNIFEQVHVIDRHELQIDNISLSESGDLAVTVTRGCVGVWEIRTGRLLAKLADSPLGAIVTHAEITPDGRYILSSETGKILVWNRVTEQVLARDTQPGIQQINFLEHGAKYLTVSCPQATSGSSTATSGPGGTGTGPDDNGIQAHAIVRSLPDGGIVFSYDYPVRLVPGLPFRCAVISADGQHILCASTDKNGKDAIAVFNAATGLFMHRISLRTCNIKEIVSLLPLPHKPTQVAVLTNEKGSIMDIKTKKHVRSIPKWSGTCTTDGKFGLYAPSRGGLELLELKKGSTVKTFIPKVAEGVFTVICMFTSTDEYVLYYHSGRKTLRVFRTNDAEMIANYRMQAELTAIRSTSDGRSLVLGTVDGCISVLAIADPKKEEMQQFLKELPSRDANWKKKLAKQKASARFKAAMRLASISTRFGTPMDEDEDEEEDDAAGNGEKAVAAEGTTPEPAVAAAD, encoded by the exons ATGGATGACCGCACGATTGACACAATTTTTGCCGGCTCGATGGAGAACCTGCCACCGGTTAGTTCGAAAATTGTGCGCATCTTTACCAGCTCGACGTTCACGG ATACTACCATGGAGAGGAACAATCTGATGGCGAAATGTTACCCAAGGATCAAGGATTACTGTCGGGAGAAGCATGGGCTGGAATTTCAG GTCGTCGACATGCGATGGGGCGTACGAGACGAGGCAACGGACGATCACATGACGACCGAGCTGTGCATGCGTGAGATCCAGAACTGTCAGCGCCTGTCGATGGGGCCGAACTTTGTCGTCTTTCTCGGGCAAAAGTATGGCTACCGGCCAATTCCGACGTACATCCTTTCGTCCGAGCTACAGCTTATTCGGGATGATCTTGCCTCGATGGGTGTGGACGTGACGCTGCTGGATTTGTGGTACAAAAAGGACAGTAATGCAGTACCGCCGATCTCGATCCTGCAGCCAATCTCCTCCATTCTGATCAACTTTAACAACAAG CGAGTTCCGAAGCTTCAAGCAGAAGATCAAGCGGTCTGGTGGGATACGCTGACCAAGATGCAGAAACTGTTCCGCAAAGGGGCAGCCTCGCTCTTTGCCCAGGGCAAACTGGACAAGGATCAAACGCACAACTACTTCATGTCGG TTACTGAGCGTGAAGTCATCAATGGGGTACTTAATGtgaaaaacaccaaaaaccatTGCCTAGCGTACATCCGCtacatcaacaacatcaatCTGCAAAACCTGAAGAAAGCGTCCCTGTACGTGGACATCCTGAACCGCAGTCTCGACACGGAGGCCTGTAAGCTGCTGGCTGACTTGCGCGACGTCCGCGTGCCGAATCGTATCGAGGCGTCCAACATCCAGAAGTACACGATCGAGTGGATCGGTCGCGAAGGTCTGGATGTGGATACGCACGAGGAGTATCTGAACCACTTCATCACGCACTTCTACAAAAACATCGTCAAGCTGGTGGATCGGGCGATGCGGAAGGAGGACTCCAGTGCCCAGGGACAGATCGTGACCGAGATACTGCAACATCTGCACGCCTGCAACAACTCGGTGAAGGTGTTTTACGGGCGCGAGGAGCAGCTGGAACGGATCGAGCGGTACATGCTCGGCACGAGCGATAAGCCGATCGTGCTGTACGGTGAGGGTGGCTGCGGCAAAACGTCCCTGCTCGCGAAGAGTGCCGCCCTCACGACCAACGATTGGTTCGCGAAGGTGCGCCCGATCTGCATCATTCGGTTCCTGGGTACGACGCCCGACTCGAGCGCCCTGACGCCGACGCTCATCTCCATCTGTCAGCAGATTTCGTACAACTTCATGCTGCCGTTCGATCAGATACCGGACGATCTCGTGCCGCTGACGGCCCATTTCAAGCAGCTGCTAACGTACGCCAACCCGCAGCAGCCGCTGATACTGTTCCTCGACTCGGTCGACCAGCTGACCGGGGCGCAGGACGCGAACAAGGTGTCGTGGTTGCCGACCCGCCTACCGTCCTACTGCAAG ATAATTGTATCGTGCGCGGCCGAGGAGTCGAATCCCGTCGTCTCGCAGGAGTACCACATCCTGCGGCGCATGATCGACGTGGAGGAAAACTTCATCGAGGTGACCGCACTCGGCGAGGAATTGGCGATGAACGTAATCAAAATGTGGATGCGTACGGCCTGCCGCGATCTCACCAACTACCAATGGCGTCTGGTGGCGAACGCAATCGGCAAGTGTTCGCTACCGATCTTCGTGAAGTTGGTCTTTGCGGAAATTTGTCGCTGGCGTAGCTACACCCGGCCCCAGGACACTCACCTGGCATCGACCGTAATGGACAGCATCATGATGCTGTTCGAGCGCATCGAAAAGCAGCACGGTCGCATACTGGTGTTTCACGCATTGGCCTACATCACGGCTGCCAAGTCGGGCCTATCCGAGAGCGAGCTCGAGGATCTGATCTCGTTGGACGATCGCGTGCTGGACGACGTCTACCAGTATCATTTGCCGCCGGTGCGGCGCATACCGCCGCTGCTCTGGACACGCATCCGGAACGATCTGCCCAACTATCTGAGCGAGCGCGAGGCGGACGGGGTGAACGTGATGAACTGGTACCATCGGCAGTTCCGGGACACGGCGAAGGAGCGATACTTCAAGAACATGAACATGGCGATCTACTTTCACTCGATGATTGCCGACTACTATCTGGGGATATGGGGCGGCAAACCGAAACCGTTCAAGTACACGGAGATCCAGCGGCACCGGTTCGGGCTGACGGATAAGGAGGGCATCGCGGACCGGAAGGTGCCGATGCAGCCGCTCGTCTTCACCAACAAGGAGGGCAAGGTGACGCGGTACAATCTGCGCAAGTTCGGCGAGCTGCCGTTCCATCTGGTGCGGTCGCGCCGCTTCACCGATCTGTACGAGAACGTGCTGTTCAACTACGACTGGCTGCACGCGAAGCTGTCGAGCTGCCCGCTGCAGGCCGTGCTGGCGGACTTCGAGGACGCCTCGGTCAACATCGACGATAAGGAGGCGAAGCGCGAGCTGATGCTAGTAGCGGACGCCCTGCGGCTCGGCGGAGCGATCCTGGGCATCTATCCGAACATGCTGGCAGCGCAGCTGATCGGTCGTCTGCTGCCGGAGATCGGCGGCAATCCCAACATTAAGATGTTGCTCGAGGCCTGCGACAAGTCGGGCCCGAAGGATTCGGCCCTCATCCCGCTGAACCACTGTCTGCATACGCCCGGCGGTCCGTTGAAG TACTCCCTAGAAGGACATCAGTTCGCGGTGTTTGGATTCTGTCTCACCAGTGACTACCGGTACATGGTATCGATCTCAACCCGCTTCATCACCTGGGACCTCTCCACGTCGGATCTCACGCGCGACGTTAACCCGGGCATGGAAGGTATCATGCAGCAGTTGGTCCTCAGCCCAGACAACAAGTG GGCTGCGGCGTATACTAACAACAGCCAGAGCGTACTCCTTAACATGCTCTCCAGTGAGTTCAGCATCATCGAAAATCCGTTCGAAGCAACCGAACCGGTCACGGGACTTTTTCTGCTGAACAAGAACCTCTTCCTGCACACGCACCTGAAGTACGCGGAGTACGATATGCGAGGCAATCTGTTACGCCAGGCCGAGCTGAAGGACGTTGGCGAAGGCTGGGAGCTGCTCT ATATGGAATTTACATCCTTTGAGAATTTTTACGCTCTGCTCTGGTCTGGGGCGATTAACGACACACGGCTGATGTTGCTGACGGAGCGTGAAACGATCGGTGGCCGCATCCCGCCCGTAACGCTGCACAGTGCCATCACAATGAAGAAGGATCGTGGCACGATGTATAGCTGCGCCCAGGAGGGTTTGTTTCAG GTGAGCGAGTTTGTCTTCGAATGTACGGAGGAAGACACAGAAGCAGGCACTGGAGCAACCGGCTACTGGAGGCACGTGCGTGATCTTCCCCGGTACGAGAACGACGAGAAGgagatgctgctgcagctcaaGCTCGATCAGAACGATCGCTTCCTGCTCGCCAGCACCGCGaacgggttcgtcgtctgggACTTCAATGAGGAAGGGGATCCAATCTCTACCGACGCGATCTATCTCGCGCTGCCGCACGGTGTGCGCAACATCTCCACCAAGATGACCCAGTCCAACTCGGTCATGATCAGCTCGAAGGTGGACTACGCGGTGGCAGGCGTACGCAAGAACCTGTACGTCTGGAGCGTAACGAGCCGCGCACTGCTGAAGGTGCTCGATGCGCACTTTGGGCGCATCATTCAGCTGGAGGCACTCACGATCGGTGCTTGGAACAGCGTCATCACATCCAGCATTGACCGGTCGGTGAAGATCTGGAACATTAACAACATCTTCGAGCAGGTGCACGTGATCGACCGGCACGAGCTGCAGATCGACAACATCAGCCTGTCGGAGAGCGGCGACCTGGCTGTGACGGTGACACGTGGTTGCGTTGGCGTGTGGGAAATACGCACCGGTCGGCTGCTTGCTAAGCTGGCTGACAGTCCACTTGGAGCGATTGTGACGCACGCCGAAATTACACCGGATGGACGGTACATTCTTTCTTCCGAGACGGGCAAAATATTGGTGTGGAACCGGGTGACGGAGCAGGTACTGGCAAGGGACACGCAGCCCGGCATACAGCAGATCAACTTCCTCGAGCACGGTGCAAAGTATCTGACCGTTTCGTGTCCACAAGCGACGAGCGGGTCCAGCACGGCTACCAGTGGGCCAGGTGGGACCGGCACCGGCCCGGACGACAATGGCATACAGGCGCACGCGATCGTGCGCAGCCTTCCCGATGGGGGGATCGTATTTTCGTACGACTATCCGGTACGTTTGGTACCCGGGCTACCGTTCCGGTGTGCCGTCATATCCGCCGATGGCCAACACATCCTGTGTGCTTCGACCGACAAGAACGGGAAGGATGCGATAGCCGTGTTTAACGCCGCCACCGGCCTGTTCATGCATCGCATCTCCCTGCGCACGTGCAACATCAAGGAGATCGTgtcgctgctgccgctgccccACAAACCGACGCAGGTGGCGGTGCTGACGAACGAGAAGGGCAGCATCATGGACATCAAGACGAAGAAGCACGTGCGCTCGATACCGAAGTGGAGCGGTACCTGCACGACGGACGGCAAGTTCGGGCTGTACGCCCCGTCCCGCGGCGGGCTGGAGCTGCTCGAGCTGAAGAAGGGCTCGACGGTGAAGACGTTCATACCGAAGGTGGCGGAAGGCGTGTTCACGGTGATCTGCATGTTTACGTCCACGGACGAGTACGTGCTGTACTATCACAGCGGGCGGAAGACGCTGCGCGTGTTCCGCACGAACGATGCGGAGATGATCGCCAACTACCGCATGCAGGCGGAGCTGACGGCGATCCGCAGCACGTCGGACGGGCGCAGCCTGGTGCTCGGTACGGTCGATGGGTGCATTTCCGTGCTGGCGATTGCCGACCCGAAGAAGGAGGAAATGCAACAGTTCCTGAAGGAGCTGCCGTCGCGTGACGCCAAT TGGAAGAAAAAGCTTGCAAAGCAGAAGGCGTCGGCTCGGTTCAAGGCGGCAATGCGGTTGGCCTCCATCTCGACCCGCTTCGGGACGCCGATGGATGAAgatgaggatgaggaggaagaTGACGCCGCTGGCAATGGTGAAAAGGCAGTGGCGGCAGAAGGAACTACACCGGAACCTGCGGTGGCAGCGGCCGACTAG
- the LOC133393349 gene encoding uncharacterized protein LOC133393349, whose product MPGPKKAKFSAAATAAAAAVAANYYDNAYLSFEKSLRGAFGGGVDGMAGGAGSLLDGGSGAGSPLDPYGGAAGGHHHHLLSPINYTLTAEAINRRIRSTLGLGDEPDPMERALALNNGSKQGTPDECCPGMASPDWMMRRAAGSNASGPALADTRVYAHSPLPPGTPGALYEEHGKFAAFSPSDATNANATTLLHDHDDNNNVDKKTFQE is encoded by the coding sequence ATGCCGGGGCCGAAAAAGGCGAAATTCTCGGCCGCAGCAACAGCGGCCGCCGCGGCCGTCGCTGCCAACTACTACGACAATGCATATCTTTCGTTCGAGAAGAGCCTCCGGGGTGCGTTCGGGGGAGGTGTTGATGGAATGGCCGGCGGCGCGGGCTCCCTGCTCGATGGTGGCAGTGGAGCAGGTTCCCCGCTCGATCCGTACGGTGGTGCGGCCGGtggccaccaccatcatctgcTGAGCCCGATTAACTATACGCTCACGGCGGAAGCGATCAACCGGCGCATCCGCAGCACGCTCGGGCTCGGGGACGAGCCGGATCCGATGGAGCGGGCGCTGGCACTGAACAACGGCAGCAAGCAGGGCACGCCGGACGAGTGCTGCCCGGGGATGGCCAGCCCGGACTGGATGATGCGTCGGGCGGCCGGTTCCAATGCCAGCGGACCGGCGCTGGCCGATACGCGTGTCTACGCACACAGCCCACTGCCACCGGGCACTCCGGGGGCGCTGTACGAGGAGCACGGCAAGTTTGCAGCGTTTTCACCGAGCGATGCAACGAACGCGAACGCCACCACGCTGCTCCACGACCACGACGATAACAACAATGTGGACAAAAAGACGTTCCAGGAGTAG